One Peribacillus simplex NBRC 15720 = DSM 1321 genomic region harbors:
- the lepB gene encoding signal peptidase I translates to MEKTNKNSLSDWIKPAMIAFVIYILIRTFFFSSYDVEGKSMQPTLEDGNKLVVNKINYQIHDINRFDIIVFHANSQEDYVKRVIGIAGDRIRYKDDWLYVNGEKVDEPYLEKFKEGFPGQDFTGDFTLKELTDMTKVPEGKLFVMGDNRLESADSRHFGYIPVENVVGKVDVRYWPVKEFNYKFKGE, encoded by the coding sequence ATGGAAAAAACAAATAAGAATTCTTTATCCGATTGGATAAAACCAGCGATGATAGCTTTTGTTATTTACATCTTAATCCGTACATTTTTCTTTTCAAGCTATGATGTTGAAGGGAAGTCGATGCAGCCGACCCTTGAAGATGGAAATAAACTTGTCGTGAATAAAATCAATTACCAGATTCATGATATCAACCGTTTTGACATTATTGTTTTTCATGCGAATTCACAAGAAGATTATGTTAAGCGAGTAATAGGAATTGCAGGTGACCGAATTCGTTATAAAGATGATTGGCTTTACGTAAATGGTGAGAAAGTGGATGAGCCTTATCTTGAGAAATTCAAGGAAGGTTTCCCAGGACAGGACTTTACGGGGGATTTTACATTAAAAGAATTGACGGACATGACCAAAGTTCCGGAGGGAAAGCTTTTTGTAATGGGTGATAATCGTCTTGAAAGTGCTGACAGCCGTCACTTTGGTTATATACCGGTTGAAAATGTTGTCGGTAAAGTGGATGTTCGATATTGGCCGGTGAAAGAATTCAATTATAAATTTAAAGGTGAATGA
- a CDS encoding TVP38/TMEM64 family protein, which yields MDLDTIREWFTLDHISELIQQYRSFGPIPGILLPMLEAFLPFLPLVVFVLANATAFGLWWGFLFSWIGAVAGSFLIFLVIRRYGQMRFFRFLQKHKQVQRLMVWVETHGFGPLFILLCFPFTPSAIVNIVAGLSKVSPLQYGLAVVGGKAVMIFTISFVGYDLVSLIHKPVRTIIIGIVIFILWYVGKRLEVRLNKSMKREEGQ from the coding sequence ATGGATTTGGATACTATACGTGAGTGGTTTACACTTGATCATATATCTGAACTTATTCAGCAATATCGCTCATTCGGTCCAATTCCTGGGATCTTACTGCCGATGCTGGAAGCTTTTTTGCCCTTTTTGCCCTTAGTAGTGTTCGTGCTTGCTAATGCAACGGCTTTTGGTCTCTGGTGGGGATTTTTATTTTCTTGGATTGGTGCAGTAGCGGGTTCTTTTTTAATCTTTTTGGTTATTAGAAGATATGGTCAAATGAGGTTTTTCCGATTTTTGCAAAAGCATAAACAGGTGCAGAGGTTGATGGTTTGGGTGGAAACCCATGGATTCGGTCCTTTGTTCATATTGCTCTGCTTCCCTTTTACACCTTCGGCTATCGTTAATATCGTGGCAGGACTTTCAAAAGTCAGTCCTTTGCAATATGGACTTGCAGTAGTGGGAGGGAAAGCGGTGATGATTTTTACTATCAGCTTCGTAGGTTACGACTTAGTATCCTTAATTCATAAGCCGGTGCGTACGATCATTATCGGGATCGTCATCTTTATCCTTTGGTATGTGGGTAAAAGACTGGAGGTCCGGTTAAATAAAAGCATGAAGAGGGAAGAAGGACAATAA
- a CDS encoding STAS domain-containing protein, which produces MTINYELTSPTYYSLRSVSSKMFALISKQLNVQTAYVTKRGETAMTVLSSYNREEEIIPEGYSVEYGGTFCRLIIKNKGDAMHTANLMKDAITRELEVTGQLNVKGFLGVTLKDLKGNVFGTLCVMDKEEKVFSEEDFNYLKSMADILSHMIELDQTKYSMGFLSVPIIPITKGISILSIQGIVDGNRSEQIMSDVLHSAADNDIGYFIIDLSKLLVQDNCFPNFLFNMMSALSLMGVETIITGVTPTFAKEHVNNFDLKNLKSKMVKDIQYALDYIGYALIEK; this is translated from the coding sequence ATGACGATTAATTATGAACTGACGAGCCCGACCTATTATTCGTTAAGATCTGTGTCCTCGAAAATGTTTGCCTTAATCAGTAAGCAGCTAAATGTGCAAACGGCTTATGTAACAAAAAGAGGGGAAACGGCGATGACAGTCCTCAGTTCCTATAATAGGGAAGAAGAGATTATACCAGAAGGATACAGCGTCGAATATGGAGGGACATTCTGTCGTTTAATCATTAAGAACAAAGGCGATGCTATGCATACAGCAAACTTAATGAAGGATGCCATAACAAGGGAGCTTGAAGTAACCGGTCAGTTAAATGTAAAAGGTTTCTTAGGAGTGACGTTAAAGGATTTGAAAGGGAATGTTTTCGGGACCCTTTGTGTAATGGACAAGGAGGAAAAGGTGTTTTCAGAAGAAGATTTTAACTATCTGAAATCCATGGCAGACATTTTATCCCATATGATAGAGCTCGATCAAACAAAGTATAGCATGGGCTTTTTAAGCGTACCGATCATCCCGATCACTAAAGGCATTTCCATTCTTTCGATACAGGGTATTGTTGACGGCAATCGATCAGAGCAAATCATGAGTGATGTTTTACATTCAGCAGCGGATAATGATATTGGATACTTTATCATTGATTTGTCGAAGCTCCTCGTTCAAGATAACTGTTTTCCTAACTTTCTCTTCAATATGATGAGTGCTCTTAGTTTGATGGGGGTGGAAACGATCATAACGGGTGTCACTCCAACCTTTGCCAAGGAGCATGTGAATAACTTTGATTTAAAGAATCTCAAATCTAAAATGGTTAAGGATATTCAGTATGCACTTGATTACATAGGTTATGCCTTGATTGAAAAGTAA
- a CDS encoding ComEC/Rec2 family competence protein, which translates to MKKINILLVAVLVLSLFTGLKTTEAASNVKVHFINVGQGDSILIQTGNENVLIDGGGKGKGDEVVAYLKKQKVKTLNALVSTHPDADHVGGLAYVIKSLNVKSVYAPKVSHTTQAYKDFLTAVKQKNLSIKKAQTGVEINTKAKDNSLKFIAPVKEYAKSDLNNWSAVLLLKHDKKTFLFTGDAEEKAESDMLAKKLVPSVDVLKVGHHGAKTSTSSAFINKAKPKYAVISVGKNGYGHPTSTVVKRLNTVKAKTYRTDKSGNIIFTSTGQKITVKTVK; encoded by the coding sequence ATGAAGAAAATTAATATTCTACTGGTTGCTGTTCTTGTTTTGTCTTTATTCACTGGACTTAAAACAACTGAGGCAGCCTCAAATGTGAAGGTACATTTCATCAACGTTGGACAAGGAGATTCAATCCTTATTCAAACCGGTAACGAAAACGTTTTAATTGATGGTGGCGGTAAAGGAAAGGGAGACGAAGTTGTAGCTTACCTAAAAAAACAAAAGGTAAAAACACTTAATGCATTAGTATCCACTCACCCAGATGCGGATCATGTGGGCGGTCTGGCTTATGTGATTAAATCGCTTAATGTGAAATCTGTGTACGCCCCTAAAGTTTCTCATACTACCCAAGCATACAAAGACTTTTTAACGGCTGTTAAGCAGAAGAATCTTTCAATAAAAAAAGCGCAGACTGGCGTGGAAATCAACACTAAAGCTAAGGATAATTCCCTTAAATTCATTGCCCCTGTTAAAGAATATGCTAAGTCTGACTTAAATAATTGGAGTGCAGTCCTTTTACTTAAACACGACAAAAAAACATTCTTGTTTACAGGTGATGCTGAAGAAAAAGCAGAGTCAGATATGCTGGCTAAAAAACTGGTACCAAGTGTGGATGTACTTAAAGTCGGCCATCATGGTGCAAAAACATCAACAAGTTCAGCTTTCATTAACAAAGCAAAACCGAAATACGCTGTAATCAGTGTAGGGAAAAATGGATATGGGCACCCTACTTCTACTGTTGTAAAACGGTTGAATACAGTGAAAGCCAAAACTTATCGCACAGATAAATCAGGTAACATTATTTTTACTTCTACAGGTCAGAAAATTACTGTAAAGACGGTGAAATAA
- a CDS encoding DUF3006 domain-containing protein: MVQGIIDRFEGKIAVVEIDGGNMKDFPKSSLPKGAKVGDMLIIDGNTITISKEGTEKLRKEIDDLMDELFED; the protein is encoded by the coding sequence ATGGTACAAGGAATTATCGATCGCTTCGAGGGAAAGATCGCTGTCGTTGAAATCGATGGTGGTAACATGAAGGATTTTCCTAAAAGCTCTCTTCCCAAGGGAGCAAAAGTAGGAGATATGCTGATTATCGATGGTAATACTATCACCATTTCCAAAGAAGGCACTGAGAAGTTAAGAAAAGAGATTGACGATTTAATGGATGAATTATTTGAAGATTAA
- a CDS encoding competence protein ComK, which yields MKENNLGIIEEYEITPHTLMVSPINYGSKIYARIVEMEDEFISPFKPMEIIKKSCEFFGSSYEGRKQGTKQLINITHKAPIAIDPTSSIFFFPTTSPLRPQCTWLSHEHVVSYDRLDSKHTTITFRNRQTIDIEVSCSSFENQLHRTSFLKTKLIQRIEETKRKSFYLFTESNGAKASEVMSKYIPR from the coding sequence ATGAAGGAAAACAATCTGGGAATCATCGAGGAATATGAAATCACGCCACATACACTAATGGTTTCGCCAATCAATTACGGCAGTAAAATATATGCCCGTATCGTTGAAATGGAGGACGAGTTCATCTCCCCCTTTAAACCTATGGAAATAATAAAGAAAAGCTGTGAGTTCTTCGGATCAAGTTATGAAGGGCGCAAGCAAGGCACGAAACAGCTCATAAACATCACACATAAAGCGCCTATTGCGATTGATCCGACCAGTTCGATTTTCTTCTTTCCCACTACATCTCCGTTGCGTCCTCAATGCACCTGGTTATCACATGAGCATGTGGTATCCTATGATCGCCTGGATTCCAAACATACAACCATCACATTCAGGAATAGACAAACCATCGATATAGAAGTATCATGCAGTTCTTTCGAAAACCAGTTGCACCGGACATCTTTTTTAAAAACGAAATTGATCCAGAGGATTGAGGAAACAAAGAGGAAATCATTCTACCTGTTCACCGAATCAAATGGGGCAAAGGCTTCAGAGGTAATGTCAAAGTATATACCACGTTAG
- a CDS encoding IDEAL domain-containing protein: MKNEKSYSESVKSLSMSEMKNDAVVQEMLIDMIIQEAVLTNKKNILAKQIDEALDMKNKPLFLKLSSEMNVLLKQFGN, encoded by the coding sequence TTGAAAAATGAAAAATCTTATTCAGAGTCAGTGAAGTCCTTATCAATGAGCGAAATGAAAAACGATGCCGTGGTTCAGGAAATGTTAATTGATATGATTATTCAGGAAGCCGTCCTTACTAACAAAAAGAATATCCTTGCAAAACAGATCGATGAAGCCTTGGATATGAAAAACAAACCTTTATTCTTAAAACTAAGTTCTGAAATGAACGTTTTACTCAAACAGTTTGGAAATTAA
- a CDS encoding YitT family protein produces MYNVLFITIGSVLVAVAYNLFLIPHLILSSGLSGLAIMFGIITPVNTGILNFLLNLPLLILGYLKLGRRFITYTILSVVVISVSLYLIPVHGISTEPILSSLFGGIISGFGIGIIFRASGSSGGFDIIAMLLAKKSDFPLGTLLSVMNAVVVVISGFIFGWDAALYTLISIYAAGKVIDTIHSNHIKLTLMIVTKKSDEMKTKLLTNLYRGITVMDGEGAYSGEKSKVMMTVITRYQLTDVKTMIKEVDPNAFVNITETAEVMGMFHKE; encoded by the coding sequence ATGTATAATGTACTTTTCATCACTATAGGCTCAGTGCTTGTTGCAGTAGCCTACAACTTATTTTTGATACCTCATTTAATTTTAAGCAGCGGACTTAGTGGACTTGCGATTATGTTCGGAATCATTACCCCAGTCAACACAGGGATATTGAATTTTTTGTTGAACCTGCCACTGCTGATTCTTGGATACCTGAAATTAGGGAGACGCTTTATCACCTATACGATATTATCAGTTGTCGTGATTTCGGTCAGTTTATACCTCATTCCAGTTCACGGAATATCCACTGAACCGATTTTGTCTTCTTTATTTGGCGGAATCATATCGGGATTCGGTATAGGCATCATCTTTCGTGCTTCGGGGTCTTCGGGCGGTTTTGATATCATTGCCATGCTATTGGCTAAGAAGAGCGACTTTCCACTTGGTACATTGCTTTCGGTGATGAATGCAGTTGTGGTGGTTATCTCAGGCTTCATCTTTGGGTGGGATGCCGCATTATATACGCTGATTTCCATTTATGCAGCAGGAAAGGTGATCGATACGATCCATTCCAATCACATTAAATTAACATTGATGATCGTTACCAAAAAGAGTGACGAAATGAAAACGAAGCTCCTGACCAACCTATATCGTGGAATTACAGTCATGGATGGTGAAGGTGCATATTCAGGAGAAAAGAGTAAAGTAATGATGACAGTCATTACACGTTATCAGTTAACCGATGTAAAAACGATGATAAAAGAAGTGGATCCGAATGCTTTTGTCAATATAACCGAAACAGCCGAGGTCATGGGGATGTTTCATAAAGAGTGA
- a CDS encoding M48 family metallopeptidase has translation MVRKWAGRAILLYILYAAAMYWYIFYGADTSIPEALRGTAADPATFLNARELKLSEEYSGLRNFIFFVSTPYEWLLYFFILLFGFSKAFEKSSMAVSRRKVIRTGIYLFWLSVISYLALFPISFIGYRMSKSYHISTQSFTSWMKDGVIEFWVNFGMMFIIVSVLYWLMKKSVKKWWLYAWMLSIPFTLFLMFVQPVLIDPLYNEFYPLKNKELETEILTLASQAEIPAEHVYEVNMAEKTNALNAYVTGIGSNSRIVLWDTTLNKLKEDEILFIMAHEMAHYVEKHIYIGIAGYLGLTLIGLWLTSKIMNFIIRRWGHLLKVRSVDSISSLPLFLLITSVLLFASSPLSNYVSRYQETRADRYAIEMTGDKESAITTFQELTRSGLSQVNPPFLVKWLRYSHPTMLERISTVENADTKGD, from the coding sequence ATGGTTAGAAAATGGGCTGGAAGAGCGATTCTATTATATATCCTTTATGCAGCAGCGATGTATTGGTATATTTTTTATGGAGCTGATACCTCCATTCCCGAAGCTTTGCGTGGAACTGCAGCAGATCCTGCAACATTCCTGAATGCAAGGGAACTAAAGCTTAGCGAAGAGTATTCAGGACTGCGGAATTTTATTTTTTTCGTATCCACGCCATATGAATGGCTGCTTTATTTCTTCATTTTATTATTTGGTTTTTCGAAAGCATTTGAAAAGTCGTCAATGGCAGTCTCGAGACGGAAAGTGATCAGAACGGGCATTTACTTATTTTGGCTTTCCGTGATTTCTTACCTGGCACTGTTTCCAATCAGTTTCATTGGATATAGGATGAGCAAGAGTTACCATATAAGTACACAAAGTTTCACCTCGTGGATGAAGGATGGAGTCATAGAATTCTGGGTGAATTTTGGGATGATGTTCATCATCGTTTCCGTTTTATATTGGTTAATGAAGAAAAGTGTGAAGAAGTGGTGGCTCTATGCTTGGATGTTGTCCATTCCATTTACCTTGTTCCTGATGTTTGTTCAGCCTGTACTGATTGATCCGCTGTACAATGAATTCTATCCGCTCAAAAATAAAGAGCTGGAAACGGAAATATTGACACTTGCCTCACAGGCTGAAATTCCGGCTGAACACGTGTATGAAGTAAATATGGCGGAAAAGACAAATGCCTTGAATGCATACGTGACCGGCATAGGTTCCAACTCAAGAATAGTCCTTTGGGATACGACCCTGAACAAACTGAAGGAAGATGAAATCCTTTTTATCATGGCACATGAAATGGCTCATTATGTGGAAAAGCACATTTATATAGGGATTGCAGGTTATTTAGGACTGACTTTAATCGGTTTGTGGCTGACATCGAAAATCATGAATTTTATCATTAGACGCTGGGGCCATCTGTTAAAGGTTCGTTCGGTTGACAGCATTTCTTCTCTTCCATTATTTCTCTTAATAACGTCAGTGCTGCTCTTTGCTTCAAGTCCGCTGTCCAATTATGTTTCCAGATATCAAGAAACAAGGGCTGACCGCTATGCCATTGAAATGACCGGGGATAAAGAATCAGCAATCACGACGTTCCAGGAACTCACGAGGTCGGGTTTGAGTCAGGTCAACCCACCATTCCTGGTAAAATGGCTGCGCTATTCCCATCCAACCATGCTCGAGCGGATTTCCACGGTTGAAAATGCAGATACAAAGGGTGATTGA
- a CDS encoding LuxR C-terminal-related transcriptional regulator, whose amino-acid sequence MKSIKLMIYGGQVGLEGIIEKEEDIKVMGITGDEMELLDSDHTSSVMPDVILIDARSSGKYGQEVMPILKEKHPSTPFLIFTTYSEDHFLIEAICHGAAGYVLQDGGMKQVLSAIRQCANGQIVYPASFKSILMKKLQQDVERSPVTLDKAIEKLGAFSKREYELLILLTQGETNQQISKKLFLSIGTVKNYISRIYRKLNVNNRPELMALLYRFQSSGMKG is encoded by the coding sequence ATGAAGTCGATTAAGCTAATGATATATGGTGGTCAGGTAGGACTTGAGGGAATCATCGAAAAAGAAGAAGACATTAAGGTCATGGGGATAACCGGAGATGAAATGGAACTTCTTGATTCTGATCATACATCATCAGTCATGCCGGATGTCATTCTTATTGATGCCCGGTCATCAGGGAAGTATGGGCAGGAAGTCATGCCAATCCTAAAGGAAAAACATCCATCTACTCCTTTCCTCATTTTTACTACCTATTCAGAAGATCATTTTCTTATCGAAGCGATATGCCATGGTGCAGCAGGTTATGTGTTACAGGATGGCGGAATGAAACAAGTGCTGTCGGCAATCCGTCAATGTGCCAACGGCCAGATAGTTTATCCTGCCTCATTTAAATCAATTTTAATGAAGAAGCTGCAGCAGGATGTTGAAAGATCACCAGTAACTTTGGATAAGGCAATCGAAAAATTGGGGGCCTTTTCTAAACGCGAGTATGAACTGCTTATCCTCCTAACCCAAGGCGAAACGAATCAGCAAATTTCAAAAAAACTTTTTCTATCCATCGGCACGGTAAAAAACTATATAAGCCGGATTTACAGAAAACTGAATGTTAATAATCGACCGGAGCTTATGGCACTTTTGTATAGGTTTCAAAGTAGCGGGATGAAGGGATGA
- a CDS encoding HD domain-containing protein, producing MRDVKLLDIFTHPIAQKYLNRSGLAHAIAVAYHAFHLANEYNIDPDIAAKAGLLHDMGHFTWYRNGKWDYDLYKQNDIHPIKGAERAHKLLIRLGENPIKAKTISLAILFHTDSFLPSNDIVRTPLQQVVKWADEKDEEEGGKHHYRKIDFVRAEESIMKLDTLIDEEQRKRLSS from the coding sequence ATGAGAGATGTAAAGCTTTTGGATATTTTTACACATCCCATTGCTCAAAAATACTTGAACCGTTCAGGTCTAGCACATGCAATTGCGGTAGCATACCATGCGTTTCACTTAGCAAACGAATATAATATAGACCCTGATATTGCTGCTAAAGCTGGACTTTTGCATGATATGGGTCATTTCACCTGGTATCGCAATGGTAAATGGGATTATGATCTGTATAAACAAAATGATATCCATCCCATCAAAGGTGCAGAACGAGCACATAAACTGTTAATCCGCTTGGGAGAAAACCCGATAAAGGCAAAGACCATTTCCCTCGCCATTTTATTTCACACCGATTCGTTCTTACCTTCAAATGATATTGTTCGTACACCGCTTCAGCAAGTCGTCAAATGGGCCGACGAAAAAGATGAAGAAGAAGGTGGAAAACACCATTATCGCAAAATTGATTTTGTACGGGCAGAAGAGAGCATCATGAAACTTGATACGCTCATAGATGAGGAACAAAGAAAAAGGCTATCATCCTGA
- a CDS encoding fatty acid--CoA ligase family protein, with amino-acid sequence MNLSEQLHQMALKKAGKPAYYFMDQSTSYGELDKAVTKFADELHRLGVSKGDNVALLLGNSPHFIISLYGAMRAGATVIPVNPIYTPDEIGYILNNGDVKVVVALDKLLPLLEKMNPILSTVEQYVICETQPVNRDNSQFNIYPKMESFTKMIESGDDGFKGPELDPEDTAIILYTSGTTGKPKGAMLTHTNIFSNAHDVGEYLKITESDRVITTLPMFHVFSLTVVVNAPLISGGTLLIVPQFSPKEIFRQIKKYEATVFAGVPTMYNFLFQYPDAKEDALKSLRICISGGSAMPVSLLESFERKFNVRVSEGYGLSEASPVTCFNPLDRPRKAGSIGTSILRVENKVVNELGEEVPINGVGELIARGPNVMKGYYKMPEESAAVLKNGWLYTGDLARMDDEGYFFIVDRKKELIIVGGYNVYPREVEEILYAHPEVVEAAAIGVPDPNQGEVVKCFVVKKDNALTEEELLAYCMEHLAKYKVPAKIDFLDELPKNATGKILRRSLKNHVLQN; translated from the coding sequence ATGAATTTATCTGAACAGCTTCATCAAATGGCTTTAAAAAAGGCTGGTAAGCCAGCATATTACTTTATGGATCAATCCACTTCATATGGGGAATTGGATAAAGCCGTTACGAAGTTCGCAGACGAATTACATAGGCTTGGTGTTTCAAAAGGTGATAACGTTGCACTGTTATTGGGAAACTCTCCACATTTCATCATTTCGTTGTATGGAGCTATGCGAGCAGGGGCGACCGTAATTCCCGTCAATCCAATTTACACACCTGACGAGATTGGTTACATCCTGAATAATGGCGATGTAAAGGTTGTTGTGGCATTAGATAAGCTTTTACCCTTACTAGAGAAAATGAACCCGATCCTCTCAACCGTAGAGCAATATGTAATTTGTGAAACGCAGCCGGTTAATAGGGATAATAGCCAATTTAACATCTACCCAAAAATGGAATCGTTTACAAAAATGATCGAATCGGGGGATGATGGCTTTAAAGGTCCAGAACTGGATCCTGAAGATACTGCAATCATACTCTATACTTCCGGGACAACGGGGAAACCAAAGGGGGCCATGCTTACACATACCAATATATTTTCCAATGCACATGATGTTGGTGAATATTTAAAAATCACGGAAAGTGACCGTGTCATTACGACATTGCCAATGTTCCATGTTTTCAGTTTAACGGTAGTCGTGAATGCCCCATTGATAAGCGGAGGTACGCTTTTAATTGTCCCGCAATTCAGTCCAAAGGAAATATTCAGGCAAATCAAAAAATATGAAGCAACCGTTTTTGCTGGAGTGCCTACGATGTATAACTTTCTTTTCCAATATCCAGATGCGAAAGAAGATGCTTTGAAGTCGTTGCGGATATGCATATCGGGCGGATCTGCCATGCCAGTGTCCCTGCTTGAATCATTCGAGCGGAAATTTAATGTCAGGGTTTCAGAAGGATACGGCTTATCCGAAGCATCCCCTGTTACCTGCTTCAATCCTTTGGATCGTCCAAGGAAGGCGGGATCCATCGGAACCTCCATCCTTAGGGTTGAAAACAAAGTGGTCAATGAGCTTGGAGAAGAAGTGCCGATCAATGGGGTAGGAGAATTGATCGCCAGAGGTCCCAATGTAATGAAGGGTTATTATAAAATGCCTGAAGAATCAGCCGCTGTCTTGAAAAATGGTTGGTTATATACAGGCGATTTAGCCAGGATGGATGATGAAGGCTATTTTTTCATTGTAGACCGTAAAAAGGAGCTTATCATCGTCGGTGGCTATAATGTCTATCCACGTGAAGTGGAGGAGATTCTTTATGCCCATCCTGAAGTAGTTGAAGCAGCAGCCATAGGCGTTCCGGATCCCAATCAGGGAGAAGTGGTTAAATGCTTTGTGGTAAAGAAAGACAATGCATTGACCGAGGAAGAACTTCTTGCCTATTGCATGGAACACTTGGCCAAATATAAGGTACCGGCAAAAATTGATTTTTTGGATGAACTTCCAAAAAATGCGACTGGTAAAATTTTACGCCGCTCCTTGAAAAACCATGTACTACAAAACTAA
- a CDS encoding lipoate--protein ligase, whose translation MLFIDNKGITDPRINLAIEEYALKHLNIDETYLLFYINRPSIIIGRNQNTIEEINADYVDGNGITVVRRLSGGGAVYHDLGNLNFSFITRDDGDSFHNFKKFTQPVVETLEKLGIHAELSGRNDILAEGKKISGNAMFSTKGRMFSHGTLLFQSEMDHIVSALKVKKDKIESKGIKSIRSRVGNIADFLKEPMSVEEFRSYLLQNIFKDSGKVTEYVLTETDWEKIHKISEERYQNWEWNYGKSPKFNLQNSHRFAVGSVDIRLEVNRGIIGNCKIYGDFFGVGEVADIEQKLTGTRYEKEAISSVLDEIDVRHYFGNVTKEEIVALIY comes from the coding sequence GTGCTTTTTATTGATAATAAGGGAATTACAGATCCAAGAATTAACCTGGCCATCGAAGAATATGCGCTTAAACATTTAAATATAGATGAAACTTATCTACTTTTTTACATTAATCGTCCTTCAATCATCATAGGTAGAAATCAAAACACGATTGAAGAAATCAATGCAGATTATGTAGATGGAAATGGCATTACAGTTGTTCGCCGCCTTTCCGGGGGTGGAGCGGTTTATCATGACCTAGGGAATCTCAATTTCAGTTTCATTACGAGGGATGACGGGGATAGTTTCCATAATTTCAAAAAATTCACTCAACCTGTCGTGGAAACGCTTGAGAAACTTGGAATACATGCTGAATTGAGCGGTCGTAACGATATTTTGGCTGAAGGAAAGAAAATCTCGGGAAACGCGATGTTTTCAACGAAGGGCAGAATGTTCAGTCATGGGACATTGCTGTTTCAATCAGAAATGGATCACATTGTATCCGCTTTAAAAGTGAAAAAAGATAAAATCGAGTCCAAAGGGATTAAATCGATAAGAAGCCGTGTCGGCAATATCGCTGATTTCTTAAAAGAACCGATGTCCGTTGAAGAATTCCGTTCATACCTTCTGCAAAATATTTTCAAAGATAGCGGAAAGGTTACAGAGTATGTTTTAACGGAGACGGATTGGGAGAAAATTCACAAAATCTCGGAAGAAAGGTATCAAAACTGGGAGTGGAATTACGGAAAGTCACCTAAATTCAACTTGCAAAACTCACATAGATTTGCTGTGGGATCTGTTGACATCCGCCTAGAAGTGAACAGGGGAATCATTGGAAATTGTAAAATCTACGGTGATTTCTTCGGGGTAGGAGAGGTTGCGGATATTGAACAAAAGCTTACTGGAACACGCTATGAAAAGGAAGCAATCAGCAGTGTACTAGATGAGATTGATGTTCGTCATTATTTTGGCAATGTAACGAAAGAAGAAATAGTGGCTTTAATATATTAA
- a CDS encoding MBL fold metallo-hydrolase yields MKITVIGCWGGYPAKNEASSGYLLEYEDFRILLDCGSGVLSQLQNHMKPEDLGAVVLSHYHPDHVADIGVLQHAAFIQQILGSEKRTIPIYGHDLDEVEFGKLTYKDVTKGIAYSADQPLTIGPCKFTFMKTKHPVPCYAMRIEAENHSIVYTGDSSYMDELADFAKDANVLLCESNFYSDMDGSKAGHMTAREAGMLAEKADVQLLLLTHLPHYGNLDQLKKEASEVFKREIAVAKTNLEFQL; encoded by the coding sequence ATGAAAATCACCGTAATTGGCTGCTGGGGCGGTTATCCAGCTAAAAATGAGGCAAGTTCCGGCTATTTGCTTGAATATGAAGATTTTCGCATTCTGCTTGATTGTGGCAGCGGTGTTCTATCACAGCTGCAAAACCATATGAAGCCGGAGGACCTTGGTGCAGTTGTATTATCCCACTATCATCCGGATCATGTAGCGGATATTGGTGTCCTGCAGCACGCTGCGTTCATTCAGCAGATATTGGGCAGCGAAAAAAGGACCATTCCTATTTATGGTCATGATTTAGACGAAGTCGAATTTGGTAAATTAACTTATAAAGACGTGACAAAGGGTATAGCCTATTCTGCTGATCAACCCTTAACCATTGGACCGTGTAAATTTACGTTCATGAAAACAAAACATCCAGTCCCTTGTTATGCAATGAGGATTGAAGCTGAAAATCATTCGATAGTTTACACAGGTGACAGTTCATATATGGATGAGCTTGCAGATTTCGCTAAAGACGCTAATGTTTTATTATGTGAAAGTAACTTTTACAGTGATATGGATGGTTCAAAGGCTGGACATATGACGGCAAGAGAAGCGGGCATGCTAGCAGAAAAGGCTGACGTCCAGCTTTTGCTGTTAACTCATCTCCCTCATTATGGGAATCTAGATCAACTGAAAAAAGAAGCATCCGAGGTATTCAAAAGGGAAATAGCGGTTGCTAAAACCAATCTCGAATTCCAACTATAA